From a region of the Lentilactobacillus curieae genome:
- a CDS encoding ABC transporter permease has translation MDKKTSKLTDISPEDLDRLEKEAAEEATPSRSRIMWNEFKADKPALISLILIIAFVLFVIIASFFLNVNQIMSTNIMDYYNKPFSNFFLGADSGGRSIGKQLILGSRNSICIAIGLTVISSTWGIIWGMVSGYFGGKVDLVMQRVYDFMMIIPMLMTIIVIVTIIPNYNAITLTLILSVFYWMGTSRLIRSRTLAESQQDYVKASKTLGTSDLKIIFREIMPNISSLIIIDTTLSFAENIGVETGLSYLGFGLPMGTPSLGTLIANANDPQNITQYWWTWLPAALEIIILCLSISYVGQVIRRTANATQRKGTEK, from the coding sequence TTGGATAAGAAAACTAGTAAATTAACTGATATTTCGCCAGAGGATTTGGACCGACTGGAAAAGGAGGCCGCTGAAGAAGCCACGCCGTCACGTTCGCGAATCATGTGGAATGAGTTTAAGGCTGACAAACCAGCACTGATTTCTCTGATATTGATTATTGCCTTCGTGCTGTTTGTTATCATTGCGTCATTCTTCTTGAATGTGAACCAGATAATGAGTACGAACATCATGGACTACTACAACAAGCCGTTCAGCAACTTTTTCTTAGGTGCCGATTCTGGTGGTCGCTCGATTGGTAAACAACTAATTCTTGGTTCACGAAACTCAATTTGTATCGCCATCGGGTTGACGGTAATTTCCTCAACCTGGGGAATTATTTGGGGCATGGTGTCAGGTTACTTTGGTGGCAAAGTTGACTTGGTTATGCAACGTGTTTATGACTTTATGATGATTATCCCAATGCTGATGACAATTATCGTTATCGTGACGATTATTCCTAATTACAATGCCATCACGCTGACCTTGATTCTATCAGTATTCTACTGGATGGGAACTTCCCGACTGATTCGGTCACGAACATTAGCTGAATCTCAACAGGATTACGTCAAAGCTTCTAAAACGTTGGGCACTAGTGATTTAAAAATTATCTTCAGAGAAATTATGCCGAACATTTCCTCGCTGATAATCATTGACACCACGTTGTCATTTGCTGAAAACATCGGGGTTGAAACCGGGTTATCATACCTGGGTTTTGGACTACCAATGGGAACCCCTTCACTGGGTACCCTGATTGCTAATGCGAACGATCCGCAAAACATTACTCAGTATTGGTGGACATGGTTGCCGGCAGCTTTGGAAATCATTATTTTGTGTCTATCAATCAGTTACGTCGGTCAGGTAATTCGGAGAACTGCCAACGCTACGCAACGTAAGGGAACTGAGAAATAA
- a CDS encoding LysM peptidoglycan-binding domain-containing protein, with amino-acid sequence MKKLFSTIFAAFVALLFLGGFTAGEATTVTVHSGDTLGGISKKFDVSVNSIKEANNLESNLIKVGQKLKVLSGTKKADQQKEQPAKKAETPKPKVNTYNQTAAVSVETAKDLAAKADQGSPKAWIAYHESRGSYSVTNGKYIGRYQLDAAYLHGDFSPANQEKVANNYVKDRYGSWTNAKQFWQSNGWY; translated from the coding sequence TTGAAGAAATTATTCTCTACGATTTTCGCAGCGTTTGTTGCACTACTCTTTCTCGGAGGCTTCACCGCGGGAGAGGCAACGACCGTTACGGTTCATTCTGGCGACACCCTTGGGGGGATTTCTAAGAAATTCGATGTATCAGTTAATTCGATTAAAGAAGCCAACAATCTTGAAAGTAACTTAATTAAGGTTGGTCAAAAGCTTAAGGTGCTATCGGGCACTAAGAAGGCGGACCAACAAAAGGAGCAGCCTGCTAAAAAAGCAGAGACACCAAAGCCAAAGGTAAACACGTATAACCAGACGGCGGCAGTATCTGTGGAGACTGCTAAGGACTTGGCTGCTAAGGCAGACCAAGGCTCACCAAAGGCATGGATTGCCTATCACGAATCAAGAGGATCATACAGTGTAACGAATGGTAAGTACATTGGCAGATATCAGTTGGATGCTGCGTACTTGCATGGGGACTTTTCTCCGGCTAATCAGGAGAAGGTAGCGAACAATTATGTGAAGGACAGATATGGCTCATGGACGAATGCTAAGCAGTTTTGGCAGAGTAATGGGTGGTATTAA
- a CDS encoding oligopeptide ABC transporter substrate-binding protein, with product MSKKKWAAAGAVLLSAVALAACGKGGNESSGAGSHIKLPQTYSAKGAAKGNNSTLYGAEVSDAPFKGITLAVLQDNAEDADVYAPGGSDVLFKTDKNYKIIDGGLANQKLDRKKNTVTITLRNNAKWSDGKPVVAKDVEYSYEIIGNKNTTSQQYSSDFARIKGMAAYHAGKAKTISGITYPDGQNGKKVVIQYSKLSPSMKYAGNSFVWGTVSPYHHIKNIPIAKLASSSAVRKTPVFVGPYKLAKQVQGESTTWVPNKYYYGPKPKIKHITLQVVSSSNAVSAFKSKKYDFALSQVPGSQYKNIKKAVKGSYELVGTPAPSYGYFGFNLGHFDTKTGKNVMDKGMKMSNKNLRQAMMYALNLDATYKKLLNGVSWHANTLIPPVFKKYYDASNPGFKYNVKKANKLLNQAGYKKKGKWRTQPNGKPLVIHFGVMQGSPVSEAIYQSELQAWHKVGLNVKMTSGKPMEMNSFYSTLQAPKQNKIDIFNAAWSVSSEPTPTQIYGEDAPYNMGHFVTKKNTQLMNEMNNEKAWSSSYRVKKFKEWQKYMNDQAAYVADNFSYNYTPVNHRVKNFDLSNDSGPLTPGFWDKLELTSSNLK from the coding sequence ATGAGCAAAAAGAAGTGGGCAGCTGCTGGTGCAGTGCTACTTTCTGCCGTTGCATTAGCAGCGTGTGGTAAGGGTGGCAATGAGTCATCCGGTGCCGGTAGTCACATTAAACTACCACAAACATATAGTGCCAAGGGTGCAGCAAAAGGTAACAATTCTACTCTTTATGGAGCAGAAGTTAGCGATGCGCCATTTAAAGGAATTACTTTGGCTGTTTTGCAAGATAATGCTGAAGATGCTGACGTATACGCCCCCGGTGGTAGTGACGTTCTGTTTAAGACTGATAAAAACTACAAAATCATCGATGGCGGACTTGCTAACCAAAAACTTGACCGGAAAAAGAACACCGTTACTATCACTTTGAGAAATAATGCGAAGTGGTCAGATGGCAAGCCAGTCGTTGCCAAGGACGTTGAGTATTCATACGAGATCATTGGTAATAAAAACACCACGTCTCAACAGTACTCATCAGACTTTGCTCGGATTAAAGGGATGGCAGCATACCATGCCGGCAAGGCCAAAACCATTTCCGGAATTACATATCCTGATGGGCAAAATGGTAAGAAGGTTGTGATCCAGTACAGTAAGTTATCACCATCAATGAAATACGCTGGTAACTCATTTGTTTGGGGAACAGTTTCTCCATACCATCACATCAAAAACATTCCAATTGCAAAACTAGCTTCATCAAGTGCTGTTCGGAAGACCCCAGTCTTTGTCGGACCTTACAAGCTTGCTAAGCAGGTACAAGGTGAATCAACTACTTGGGTACCAAACAAGTACTACTACGGACCAAAACCAAAGATTAAGCACATTACTTTGCAGGTTGTTTCTTCAAGTAACGCAGTTTCGGCATTTAAGTCAAAGAAGTATGACTTCGCTTTGAGCCAAGTGCCAGGTAGCCAATATAAGAATATTAAGAAGGCAGTTAAAGGTTCATATGAATTAGTTGGAACCCCAGCTCCATCATACGGTTACTTTGGATTTAACTTGGGTCACTTTGACACTAAGACTGGTAAGAACGTTATGGACAAAGGCATGAAGATGAGTAACAAGAACTTGCGTCAAGCCATGATGTACGCACTTAACCTTGATGCCACTTACAAGAAACTGCTTAATGGAGTTAGTTGGCATGCTAATACGTTGATTCCACCAGTATTTAAGAAGTACTATGATGCTTCAAATCCTGGGTTTAAGTACAACGTTAAGAAAGCTAACAAGCTTTTGAACCAAGCTGGCTACAAGAAGAAGGGCAAGTGGCGGACACAACCAAATGGTAAGCCACTGGTAATTCACTTTGGGGTTATGCAAGGGTCTCCAGTTTCAGAAGCAATTTATCAATCAGAATTGCAAGCTTGGCATAAGGTTGGTTTGAACGTTAAGATGACTTCTGGCAAACCAATGGAAATGAACAGTTTCTATTCAACACTTCAAGCACCAAAACAAAACAAGATTGATATCTTCAATGCTGCCTGGTCAGTGTCATCTGAACCTACTCCAACCCAGATTTATGGTGAGGATGCACCATATAACATGGGTCACTTCGTAACCAAGAAGAATACTCAATTGATGAACGAAATGAACAATGAAAAAGCTTGGAGTAGTTCATACAGAGTTAAGAAGTTCAAGGAATGGCAAAAGTACATGAACGATCAAGCTGCCTATGTTGCTGATAACTTCTCGTACAATTACACTCCAGTTAACCACCGAGTAAAGAACTTTGACCTAAGTAATGATTCAGGCCCACTTACTCCAGGTTTCTGGGACAAATTGGAATTAACTTCTAGTAATTTGAAATAG
- the trxA gene encoding thioredoxin, whose translation MSVTITRDNLNSEVDNDITVIDFWAPWCGPCKMMDPILETLETQYEGKIHFGKMNVDNNQDIAEQYKVMSIPSLVIFKNGEAKEKITGVYPKEKLANYLDKKLAEVKDNK comes from the coding sequence ATGAGCGTAACGATAACGCGGGATAATTTAAATTCCGAAGTCGATAACGACATTACAGTCATTGATTTCTGGGCTCCTTGGTGTGGCCCATGTAAGATGATGGATCCAATTTTAGAAACTTTAGAAACTCAGTATGAGGGAAAAATTCACTTCGGTAAGATGAATGTGGATAATAACCAAGACATTGCTGAACAATATAAAGTAATGAGTATTCCCAGCCTCGTAATATTCAAAAATGGTGAAGCCAAGGAAAAGATTACTGGTGTTTATCCAAAAGAAAAGTTAGCTAACTATTTAGATAAAAAGCTTGCTGAAGTGAAAGATAATAAATAA
- the nhaC gene encoding Na+/H+ antiporter NhaC, with protein sequence MQEKNAPKVEIIEGIVILLAMLLIMGFSVIKLAIAPEIPILLVIFLLICWAKVRRFSWDAVSEGIIDGIKTGIIPIFIFILIGILISTWIAAGVIPSLMVFGFHLISAEWFLPSVFLVCTIVGTAIGSAFTVVSTVGIAFMGMGITMGMNPAMVAGAIISGAIFGDKTSPLSDSTNLASAVVDADLFAHIRNLMWSTIPAWVTTMVVFLIFGQSGKALSAKAIDQTVNVLNQHFSISGWAFLPIALMFICAWKKIPAIFTLFINIAVATGMLFIYAPHTKITDLVNIMTNGFISHTGNKAVDALLSRGGITSMMATVSLIVCALALGGLLMRFGIIDSVIGPLSKKLKSTGSLILAVVLSGIGVNIFVGEQYLSVILPGNAFKSTFEKQKLAAVSLSRALEDGGTVINYLIPWGVAGVFAANTLKVSTLDYLPFAIFSLASPIFSILSGYTGIGIKHQGDKSQ encoded by the coding sequence ATGCAAGAAAAGAACGCCCCTAAGGTGGAAATAATTGAAGGAATCGTAATTTTGCTAGCAATGCTTTTGATTATGGGCTTCAGCGTGATCAAGTTAGCAATTGCTCCTGAAATCCCAATTTTACTAGTAATTTTTCTATTGATTTGCTGGGCAAAAGTTAGAAGATTCTCGTGGGATGCAGTTAGCGAGGGAATTATTGATGGAATCAAGACAGGAATTATCCCAATCTTCATCTTTATTTTAATCGGTATTCTGATCAGTACCTGGATTGCGGCGGGAGTCATTCCATCACTCATGGTATTTGGTTTTCATTTGATTTCTGCAGAGTGGTTTTTACCCTCAGTATTCTTGGTATGTACAATTGTAGGAACTGCGATTGGTAGTGCCTTTACAGTGGTATCAACAGTTGGAATTGCGTTTATGGGCATGGGAATTACTATGGGCATGAATCCTGCGATGGTTGCTGGAGCAATCATCTCTGGAGCAATTTTTGGAGATAAAACATCACCACTTTCAGATTCAACTAATTTAGCTTCGGCAGTTGTTGACGCTGATTTATTTGCCCACATTCGTAATTTAATGTGGTCAACGATTCCTGCATGGGTGACTACGATGGTCGTGTTTTTGATCTTTGGGCAGAGCGGTAAGGCATTATCTGCCAAGGCAATTGACCAGACTGTGAATGTGTTAAACCAACATTTCAGTATCTCTGGATGGGCATTCCTACCAATTGCGTTAATGTTCATTTGTGCTTGGAAAAAAATTCCGGCAATTTTTACACTGTTTATCAATATTGCGGTGGCGACGGGGATGCTATTTATTTACGCTCCGCACACAAAAATCACTGATTTGGTAAACATCATGACCAACGGATTTATTTCTCATACTGGTAATAAGGCGGTTGATGCGTTACTAAGTCGTGGGGGAATTACTTCAATGATGGCAACCGTTAGTCTAATTGTCTGTGCGTTGGCGTTAGGTGGATTACTGATGCGGTTTGGCATCATTGATTCCGTGATTGGACCGCTATCAAAGAAACTCAAATCAACTGGTTCCTTAATTTTGGCCGTTGTTCTTAGCGGGATTGGGGTTAATATCTTTGTTGGTGAGCAGTACTTGTCAGTGATTCTACCTGGTAATGCATTTAAATCTACCTTTGAAAAGCAAAAGTTAGCCGCTGTCAGTTTAAGTCGGGCGCTTGAAGATGGTGGAACTGTGATCAATTATTTAATTCCTTGGGGAGTTGCTGGAGTGTTCGCAGCTAATACATTAAAAGTTTCCACATTGGATTATTTGCCGTTTGCCATATTCAGTTTGGCATCGCCAATTTTTTCAATCCTAAGTGGGTACACCGGAATTGGAATTAAACACCAGGGTGATAAGTCCCAATAA
- a CDS encoding ABC transporter ATP-binding protein, with product MSLIEVKNLKVHYPIRGGFFNRVVDEVKAVDGVSFSIDEGETVGLVGESGSGKSTTGKAIIGLEEVTSGSILYKGKDVVKKSHRRSMKYDEAVQMIFQDSMSSLNPRKRVEDIIAEPLRNFGNLSKDEEKLRVLQLLDIVGLDADALYKYPHQFSGGQRQRIGVARAVATDPKLIIADEPVSALDLSVQAQVLNFMKKIQREFNISYLFISHDLGVVRHMCDKIAIMNRGRIVEFGTRDDIYDNPQHIYTKRLLAAIPETNVNNREAHRKERLKIEAEYQNNQSAYYDADGMALPLVQISDTHFAALPEDGGQTNGEVNG from the coding sequence ATGAGTTTAATCGAAGTGAAAAATTTGAAGGTCCACTATCCAATTCGTGGCGGATTCTTTAACCGGGTTGTTGATGAAGTTAAGGCCGTTGACGGGGTTAGCTTTTCAATTGACGAAGGGGAAACTGTAGGTCTTGTTGGTGAGTCTGGTTCTGGAAAATCAACCACTGGTAAGGCAATTATCGGTCTCGAAGAGGTTACCTCTGGGTCGATTCTTTACAAAGGCAAAGATGTGGTTAAAAAGTCACACAGAAGGTCAATGAAATACGATGAGGCAGTTCAAATGATTTTCCAAGACTCAATGTCTAGTTTGAATCCTAGAAAACGGGTTGAAGACATCATTGCGGAGCCACTGAGAAACTTTGGCAACCTCAGTAAAGACGAAGAAAAGCTTCGGGTCTTACAACTATTAGATATTGTTGGGTTGGATGCTGATGCACTTTATAAATATCCTCACCAATTCTCTGGTGGTCAGCGACAAAGAATTGGGGTTGCCAGGGCAGTTGCGACTGACCCCAAGTTAATTATTGCTGATGAGCCGGTTTCTGCTTTGGACCTATCCGTTCAAGCACAGGTCCTTAACTTTATGAAAAAGATTCAACGTGAATTTAACATTTCATACCTATTTATTTCTCATGATCTTGGAGTGGTTCGCCACATGTGTGACAAGATTGCCATCATGAATCGGGGCCGCATCGTTGAATTTGGAACGCGAGACGACATTTATGACAACCCGCAACACATTTATACTAAACGGCTTTTGGCGGCAATTCCTGAAACTAACGTTAATAATCGGGAGGCACACAGGAAGGAACGTCTCAAGATTGAAGCGGAATACCAGAATAACCAGTCTGCATATTACGATGCAGACGGCATGGCGTTACCACTAGTGCAAATTAGTGACACTCACTTTGCAGCACTACCTGAAGATGGCGGACAAACAAATGGGGAGGTGAATGGATAA
- a CDS encoding ABC transporter ATP-binding protein — protein sequence MSNNSNEGLLKINGVSTAFKISGEYYDAVSNVSLEVHRDEILAIVGESGCGKSTLATTVMGLHDPKETKISGDIEFEGQNLTELDEAGFDKVRGKKIGMIFQDPLSALNPLKRVEDQIQEVMIYHTDMNQEQRHARVIELLNQVGIINPERTAHQFPHQLSGGMRQRIVIAIAIACKPDLIIADEPTTALDVTIQAQILDVLRDIQKENHAGIILITHDLGVVAETADRVAVMYAGQIVELGTAAQIFNEPKHPYTRSLLRSMPQRDSENDDLYVIKGMVPSLQRMPKQGDRFAPRIPWVPASAHEEEPTMHEVEPNHLVRCTCYKEFTFPDEEGGLA from the coding sequence ATGTCAAACAACAGTAACGAGGGACTGTTGAAGATTAACGGCGTCTCAACTGCGTTTAAGATATCAGGCGAGTACTACGATGCCGTATCTAACGTAAGTTTAGAAGTCCACCGTGATGAGATTCTTGCCATTGTTGGCGAGTCTGGATGTGGTAAGAGTACGCTAGCCACAACCGTCATGGGTCTGCATGATCCAAAGGAAACTAAAATTAGTGGCGACATTGAATTTGAAGGTCAAAACTTAACTGAGCTTGATGAAGCAGGTTTTGACAAGGTTCGGGGAAAGAAAATTGGAATGATTTTTCAAGATCCGCTGTCTGCACTTAATCCTCTAAAGCGAGTAGAGGATCAGATTCAAGAAGTAATGATTTATCATACCGATATGAATCAAGAACAGCGGCATGCACGGGTCATTGAGTTACTAAATCAAGTCGGAATTATTAATCCCGAACGAACGGCACATCAATTTCCACACCAGTTATCCGGTGGTATGAGGCAAAGAATCGTGATTGCGATTGCGATTGCCTGCAAGCCGGACCTGATTATCGCCGATGAACCAACCACTGCTTTGGACGTTACGATTCAAGCCCAAATTCTTGATGTATTAAGGGATATTCAAAAAGAAAACCACGCTGGAATTATTTTAATTACTCATGATCTTGGTGTGGTTGCTGAAACTGCTGATCGGGTGGCCGTGATGTACGCTGGTCAAATCGTTGAGCTTGGTACAGCTGCCCAAATTTTTAATGAACCTAAGCACCCATACACTCGTTCGTTACTTCGTTCGATGCCACAAAGAGATTCAGAAAATGATGATTTGTATGTCATCAAGGGAATGGTACCATCACTGCAAAGAATGCCTAAACAAGGTGATCGGTTTGCCCCTAGAATTCCCTGGGTACCAGCTTCTGCCCACGAAGAGGAGCCAACAATGCATGAGGTTGAACCTAATCATCTTGTGCGGTGCACCTGCTACAAGGAATTTACATTTCCAGATGAGGAGGGTGGCCTAGCATGA
- a CDS encoding TerC family protein: protein MNIIEKLYGPFFDVHNWETVITSSSDWLIIFSLVVIECLLSVDNAVVLAAQTQVLPTKKQQEKSLFYGLWGAYLFRFLIIGVGTYLINFWEIKILGGVYLLYLVWSYFRKTKVVHTKKLASDKKGRKISLFWSVVIQIEFMDVVFSIDSVLSSLAISPNPVIVLIGGLIGILAMRGVAEVIMKLMAKIPELQPMAYVLIALIAIKLILSIPAIDIEIPATWFGLIVLGAIVITMIIHFVRKGRNKNERNDNAG from the coding sequence TTGAACATTATTGAAAAGCTTTACGGACCGTTCTTTGATGTGCACAATTGGGAAACGGTGATCACATCGTCTTCTGACTGGCTAATTATTTTTTCACTGGTTGTTATTGAGTGTTTACTATCAGTTGATAATGCTGTGGTTTTGGCTGCACAAACTCAAGTGTTGCCGACTAAAAAGCAACAGGAAAAATCACTGTTTTACGGGCTGTGGGGAGCTTACCTATTTAGATTTCTAATTATCGGTGTTGGAACTTACCTGATTAATTTCTGGGAAATCAAAATTTTAGGTGGAGTGTACCTGCTTTACCTTGTTTGGTCTTACTTTAGAAAAACAAAGGTTGTCCACACTAAGAAGTTGGCTTCCGATAAAAAGGGACGTAAAATTTCACTGTTCTGGTCGGTTGTTATTCAGATTGAGTTTATGGACGTTGTCTTTTCAATTGACTCAGTACTTTCATCATTGGCAATTTCGCCTAATCCAGTAATTGTGTTAATTGGTGGGTTAATCGGGATTCTAGCAATGCGGGGAGTCGCTGAAGTTATTATGAAACTGATGGCCAAGATTCCAGAATTACAACCAATGGCATATGTTTTGATTGCATTGATTGCTATTAAACTGATATTATCTATTCCGGCAATTGATATTGAAATTCCGGCCACATGGTTCGGATTGATTGTGTTGGGTGCAATCGTCATTACGATGATCATCCACTTCGTTAGAAAGGGTAGAAATAAAAATGAGCGTAACGATAACGCGGGATAA
- a CDS encoding GNAT family N-acetyltransferase, whose amino-acid sequence MQYTIETATPGDYPAIDKVIARSYSKGDENRDGDEVSMVHRLRGFSKYRSDFEVVVKTTDGEILGHAMMIEVVIGDNSKELPITSIVELSVDPDYQRQGIGQQILLEIEARARLAGYRAMSAVDFSNFFTENGYIFADNFNVHSTLSIDLNANLMKLLYDGALYNRGGKVYYPEEFFGVRHLEV is encoded by the coding sequence TTGCAATATACAATCGAGACAGCAACTCCAGGTGACTATCCCGCGATAGATAAAGTAATCGCAAGAAGTTATTCCAAGGGTGATGAAAATCGGGATGGCGATGAAGTTTCAATGGTTCACCGACTAAGAGGATTTTCTAAGTATCGATCGGATTTCGAAGTAGTAGTGAAAACAACTGATGGTGAAATTTTAGGCCACGCGATGATGATTGAGGTAGTAATTGGTGATAATTCTAAAGAACTTCCAATTACTTCAATCGTTGAGTTAAGTGTCGACCCAGATTATCAACGCCAAGGAATCGGCCAACAGATTCTGCTTGAGATTGAAGCCCGAGCAAGATTGGCTGGATATCGGGCAATGAGTGCGGTTGACTTTAGTAATTTCTTTACTGAAAATGGCTACATCTTTGCCGATAACTTTAACGTTCACTCAACACTGTCAATTGATTTAAATGCAAACCTGATGAAACTGTTATACGACGGTGCTTTGTATAATCGTGGCGGTAAAGTTTATTACCCTGAAGAATTCTTTGGGGTTCGTCATCTTGAGGTTTAG
- a CDS encoding ABC transporter permease — MWKTILRRILIMIPELVVLSILVFLLAKAMPGDPFTGSINPRADPAQIHHLMKINGLYDPWYQQYWNWVVHLFRGDLGMSYEYQEPVVDLIKQRGTNTLWLAVFTMILTYVIALPLGIYAGRREGKWQDTLIRVYTYVTMSIPFFVVLVIGIWIFGYGLNIFPTSGSVSSSVSGLGATWLSRLGHIILPGLLGALFGTVNIVQYLRSEVIDAKHSDYVRTARSKGVPIKDIYKHHIFRNSLLPIAAFAGYSITGLLGGSIFTEMVFSYPGMGLLFLNAINYRDYTVITALVLLYGLLNLLGTLLSDIILSVVDPRVRVE; from the coding sequence ATGTGGAAAACAATTTTACGAAGAATTTTGATTATGATTCCAGAATTGGTTGTTCTTAGCATTCTAGTGTTTTTACTTGCTAAGGCGATGCCGGGTGATCCGTTCACTGGTTCCATTAATCCTCGAGCCGACCCTGCCCAGATTCATCACTTGATGAAGATCAACGGGCTTTACGACCCTTGGTATCAACAATACTGGAACTGGGTGGTTCACTTGTTCCGCGGCGATTTGGGAATGAGTTACGAATACCAGGAACCAGTTGTTGATTTGATTAAACAACGGGGAACAAACACCTTGTGGTTGGCTGTGTTCACAATGATTTTAACTTACGTGATTGCATTACCACTCGGAATCTATGCTGGACGCCGTGAAGGTAAGTGGCAAGATACATTGATTCGGGTTTATACCTACGTCACAATGTCAATTCCGTTCTTCGTTGTGCTGGTTATCGGAATTTGGATTTTTGGTTACGGCCTTAATATTTTCCCAACCAGTGGTTCAGTTTCTTCATCAGTCAGTGGTCTGGGAGCGACGTGGCTGTCTCGGTTAGGACACATTATTTTGCCCGGACTTCTGGGTGCGTTATTTGGGACTGTAAACATCGTCCAGTATCTGCGTTCCGAAGTCATTGATGCAAAACATTCAGATTATGTTCGGACTGCCCGTTCAAAAGGGGTACCAATCAAGGACATTTATAAGCACCACATCTTTAGAAATTCGTTGCTACCAATTGCTGCATTCGCTGGATATTCAATTACTGGATTGCTTGGTGGTTCGATTTTTACAGAAATGGTGTTCTCATATCCAGGTATGGGATTACTATTCTTAAACGCAATTAATTACCGCGATTACACCGTAATTACCGCACTAGTTTTGTTGTATGGTTTGTTAAACCTGTTAGGGACGTTGTTGTCAGACATCATCCTGAGTGTGGTTGATCCAAGAGTTCGGGTTGAGTAG
- a CDS encoding choloylglycine hydrolase family protein, giving the protein MCTSIFQIGQEDGKHVLARTMDWPRLGAKPTFVPRNFHWQSVFDNHEFISKYAVLGSGGQHDNEIDISDGVNEHGLAVQKLTFTNGSELTVEPTPGKTHLAPFELSYYLLANFESVEDIVANIEQIELMADKYSLKKYGHSELHFAASDPTGRIVVIEPVTHPIEVIENPLGVVTNSNHFQRQLARLEDYVEFTPDFKNGTVPLNTPRVTTRSVSGKMTPPGSYTPGSRFIRAAYLKERIDLPMDEAEAVDNCWHILDSVNVPKSSEHQPTYSVYRAAVCCESRTLYYQTYHSKQVLKYRLTDEMILSESPRFFPVDDKISFTEVN; this is encoded by the coding sequence TTGTGTACGAGTATTTTTCAAATTGGGCAAGAAGATGGCAAACACGTCCTGGCCAGAACTATGGATTGGCCCCGATTAGGTGCAAAACCAACCTTTGTTCCGAGAAACTTTCACTGGCAATCAGTTTTTGATAACCACGAATTTATCAGTAAATACGCAGTCTTGGGTTCTGGAGGGCAACACGACAATGAGATTGATATTTCTGATGGCGTTAATGAACATGGATTGGCTGTCCAAAAACTAACGTTTACAAACGGTTCAGAGCTTACGGTTGAGCCAACTCCAGGGAAAACACACCTTGCACCTTTTGAACTTTCCTACTATTTATTAGCTAACTTTGAATCGGTTGAAGACATTGTGGCTAATATAGAACAAATTGAGTTGATGGCTGACAAGTACAGCCTAAAAAAATATGGTCATTCAGAGCTACACTTTGCAGCCAGTGACCCAACCGGAAGAATTGTGGTGATTGAACCAGTGACTCACCCAATTGAAGTGATTGAAAATCCGCTTGGAGTAGTGACCAACTCAAACCATTTTCAACGCCAGCTTGCGCGCCTAGAAGATTATGTTGAATTTACTCCAGATTTTAAAAATGGGACGGTACCATTAAATACTCCGAGAGTAACGACCCGTAGCGTATCTGGTAAGATGACACCGCCGGGATCTTATACCCCTGGTTCCCGATTTATTCGGGCTGCATATCTTAAAGAACGGATTGATTTACCAATGGATGAAGCTGAAGCGGTTGATAATTGCTGGCACATTCTGGACTCCGTCAATGTGCCAAAGAGTAGTGAACACCAGCCAACCTATTCAGTTTACCGAGCGGCCGTTTGTTGTGAGAGCAGAACGCTATATTACCAAACATATCATTCTAAGCAAGTTCTCAAATATCGGCTGACAGATGAAATGATTTTATCAGAAAGCCCCCGTTTCTTTCCGGTAGATGATAAAATAAGCTTCACAGAAGTTAATTAA